One segment of Natronosalvus halobius DNA contains the following:
- a CDS encoding flippase — translation MSSRTLNHIVRGFKAMLVARAIYMGSSALLMVVLARFLLDPDGYGTLFWAIGVLSVVQLIAGGGLGKSAARYLAEYREKDPGQIPRVLELTVAVQVLCIAVVSIILLFGHDQIAAVLGDGAVAPFLAAGAVYVLAMSFHGLAIITFQGFNMLRYSAAVQAIGGVSRLLFAVAFVVAGFGALGAFFGYVVGYAIAAVFGITVLYLQCYRPFERASSFEPGLPRRVLEYSVPLTATRGANVIDKQIDIVLVGFFLNPVAVAFYTLAKQVVDFVLAPADSLGFTISPNFGEQKASGDLEYARTLYETALTNTLLLYVPAAVGLAIVAEPFVTLVFGGDYAGAVPVLQVLCVFVVLQAITNLTSDSLDYLGRARARAMAKGGTALANFGLNVVLIPTIGVVGAAIATITTHSIYVGVNLYVVHTELSLRLEELAATVGKIVAITGVMGLLVVVLAPFISSLGMLFASISVGVVVWAGLAFASGLIDPQDVRTVLGSGSDV, via the coding sequence ATGAGTTCACGCACGCTGAATCACATCGTCCGCGGCTTCAAGGCTATGCTCGTCGCTCGAGCGATTTACATGGGCTCGAGCGCGCTGTTGATGGTCGTTCTGGCGCGATTCCTCCTCGATCCCGACGGCTACGGAACGCTGTTCTGGGCGATCGGCGTGCTGAGCGTCGTCCAGTTGATCGCCGGCGGGGGCCTCGGGAAGTCTGCGGCACGTTACCTCGCCGAGTATCGAGAGAAGGATCCCGGCCAGATCCCTCGCGTCCTGGAGTTGACCGTCGCCGTGCAGGTGCTCTGTATTGCGGTCGTCTCGATCATCCTGCTCTTTGGTCACGATCAGATCGCCGCGGTACTCGGTGATGGGGCCGTCGCGCCGTTTCTCGCCGCCGGAGCCGTCTACGTCCTGGCCATGTCGTTTCACGGCCTCGCCATCATTACCTTCCAGGGGTTCAACATGCTCAGGTACAGCGCCGCCGTCCAGGCGATCGGCGGCGTCTCGCGGCTCCTGTTCGCCGTGGCGTTCGTCGTCGCCGGCTTCGGCGCACTCGGGGCCTTCTTCGGCTACGTCGTCGGCTACGCCATCGCCGCCGTCTTCGGGATTACCGTCCTCTACCTCCAGTGTTATCGCCCCTTCGAGCGAGCGTCGTCGTTCGAACCGGGGCTCCCCCGCCGGGTGCTCGAGTACAGCGTCCCCCTCACCGCGACCCGAGGGGCGAACGTCATCGACAAACAGATCGACATCGTCCTCGTTGGATTCTTCCTCAACCCGGTGGCCGTCGCCTTTTACACCCTCGCGAAGCAGGTCGTCGACTTCGTCCTCGCGCCCGCGGATTCACTCGGGTTCACCATCTCGCCCAACTTCGGCGAACAGAAGGCGTCGGGAGACCTCGAGTACGCCCGAACGCTCTACGAGACGGCGCTGACGAATACGCTGTTGCTCTACGTGCCCGCGGCCGTCGGCCTGGCCATCGTCGCCGAGCCGTTCGTGACCCTCGTCTTCGGCGGTGATTACGCCGGGGCCGTCCCCGTGTTGCAGGTGCTCTGCGTCTTCGTCGTCCTGCAGGCGATCACGAACCTCACGAGCGATAGCCTCGATTACCTCGGACGCGCCCGCGCTCGAGCGATGGCCAAAGGCGGGACCGCCCTGGCCAACTTCGGGCTCAACGTCGTTCTGATCCCGACCATCGGCGTCGTCGGTGCGGCCATCGCGACGATCACTACCCACTCGATCTACGTCGGTGTAAACCTCTACGTCGTCCACACCGAACTCTCCCTGCGCCTCGAGGAACTCGCGGCGACGGTCGGGAAAATCGTCGCCATCACCGGCGTGATGGGGCTGCTGGTCGTCGTCCTCGCGCCCTTCATCTCGAGCCTGGGCATGCTCTTCGCGAGCATCTCCGTCGGCGTGGTCGTCTGGGCCGGGCTCGCCTTCGCCAGCGGGTTGATCGATCCGCAGGACGTGCGGACGGTGCTGGGCTCGGGGAGCGACGTCTAA
- the pth2 gene encoding peptidyl-tRNA hydrolase Pth2: MKQAIVARTDIGMGTGKLAAQVAHASLSAYEKADDRSRRRWKNGGQKKIVLKGSSERELHELAAIADQEGLPNAVVRDAGHTQLEPGTVTTLAVGPGDEDLVDRVTGELSLF, from the coding sequence ATGAAACAGGCGATCGTCGCCCGAACGGACATCGGTATGGGAACGGGAAAACTCGCCGCACAGGTGGCACACGCCTCGTTGTCGGCCTACGAGAAGGCCGACGATCGATCGCGCCGGCGCTGGAAGAACGGCGGCCAGAAGAAGATCGTGCTGAAGGGCTCGAGCGAGCGCGAACTCCACGAACTCGCGGCGATCGCCGACCAGGAGGGACTGCCGAACGCGGTCGTTCGGGACGCAGGCCACACCCAGCTCGAGCCCGGAACGGTGACGACGCTGGCCGTCGGCCCTGGTGACGAGGACCTGGTCGACCGGGTGACGGGCGAGCTGTCGCTGTTCTGA
- a CDS encoding thioredoxin domain-containing protein: protein MNVTRRRFAALAAGSALAGAGCLGGGDAESDGNGNGEENGNGGGNGGGNGNGSDVNEDDLLEIPVIGDPDADVTVTVFEDFGCGHCALYHTEIFPDIKEAYVDAEQIRYEHRDFPIPVQEEWSYAVASAARSVQDQEGDEAFFEFTGEIFTHWDDGYSYDLIEQVASDLGFDAEQVRADAEDVTYRDGLEAERAHGMELGIEGTPWIVVDGERVEPDTAAIVGAIDEALAND, encoded by the coding sequence ATGAACGTGACGCGACGACGCTTCGCCGCGCTCGCCGCCGGATCGGCGCTCGCCGGTGCTGGCTGTCTCGGTGGCGGTGATGCGGAGAGCGACGGGAACGGAAACGGCGAGGAAAACGGCAATGGCGGCGGTAACGGTGGCGGCAACGGCAACGGATCCGACGTCAACGAGGACGACCTGCTCGAGATACCCGTCATCGGCGACCCGGACGCGGACGTCACGGTCACCGTCTTCGAGGACTTCGGCTGCGGGCACTGCGCCCTCTATCACACGGAGATATTCCCGGACATCAAGGAAGCGTACGTCGACGCAGAGCAGATTCGCTACGAACACCGGGACTTTCCCATCCCCGTCCAGGAGGAGTGGTCCTACGCCGTCGCGAGCGCGGCCCGCTCGGTCCAGGACCAGGAGGGTGACGAGGCATTCTTCGAGTTCACCGGCGAAATCTTCACCCACTGGGATGACGGGTACTCCTACGACCTCATCGAACAGGTCGCGAGCGACTTGGGCTTCGACGCCGAGCAGGTTCGAGCGGACGCCGAGGACGTGACCTACCGGGACGGCCTCGAAGCCGAGCGCGCCCACGGGATGGAGCTAGGCATCGAGGGAACACCCTGGATCGTCGTCGACGGCGAGCGAGTGGAGCCCGACACGGCGGCGATCGTCGGGGCAATCGACGAAGCGCTCGCGAACGACTGA
- a CDS encoding alpha/beta hydrolase encodes MSGTSTPNAGDDPHGDQPVERAGADLEDASAAMILVHGRGARASGMLEMAAQFDRDDVAYLAPQAARGTWYPQSFLAPIESNEPYLTSALALLESTLETVNESIPVERTILAGFSQGGCLASEFAARNAREYGGVVAFSGGLIGPEGTPREYDGSLEGTPAFFGCSDQDPHIPLERVHESVEVYEGLGADVTERIYEGMGHTIIEDELEVVRTIVDDAADQ; translated from the coding sequence ATGAGTGGAACGTCGACCCCGAACGCCGGCGACGACCCGCACGGCGACCAACCCGTCGAGCGCGCCGGTGCCGACCTCGAGGACGCCAGTGCCGCGATGATCCTCGTCCACGGTCGCGGCGCCCGCGCCTCGGGCATGCTCGAGATGGCCGCCCAGTTCGACCGCGACGATGTGGCCTACCTCGCACCCCAGGCCGCCCGCGGAACCTGGTACCCGCAGTCGTTTCTCGCCCCGATCGAATCCAACGAGCCGTACCTGACCTCGGCGCTCGCCCTGCTCGAGTCGACGCTCGAGACCGTAAACGAGTCGATCCCGGTCGAGCGGACGATCCTGGCTGGCTTCTCACAGGGGGGCTGTCTCGCCAGCGAGTTCGCCGCCCGGAACGCCCGCGAGTACGGCGGCGTCGTCGCCTTCTCTGGCGGGCTGATCGGACCCGAGGGAACCCCGCGGGAGTACGATGGCTCGCTCGAGGGCACGCCCGCGTTCTTCGGGTGTAGCGACCAGGATCCCCACATCCCGCTCGAGCGGGTGCACGAGTCCGTCGAGGTCTACGAGGGACTCGGAGCAGACGTCACCGAACGAATTTACGAGGGAATGGGCCACACGATCATCGAGGACGAACTCGAGGTCGTTCGCACCATCGTGGACGATGCAGCCGACCAGTAG
- a CDS encoding DUF7344 domain-containing protein, giving the protein MFSPSNTATDERSDAIELSTSDRHRLLAADRRRLALEVLTGTSGTVSLEELTREVAAREDDRGVQDEASVDRSEIEISLHHHHLPKMAEMHVLEYDPETNVIRPSWVSLDDVRPGDADLE; this is encoded by the coding sequence ATGTTTTCCCCATCGAACACCGCAACGGACGAACGCTCGGACGCAATCGAACTAAGCACCAGTGATCGTCATCGATTGCTCGCCGCCGACCGTCGTCGACTGGCGCTGGAGGTTCTCACCGGGACTTCTGGGACTGTCTCACTCGAGGAACTGACCCGCGAGGTCGCTGCCCGCGAAGACGACCGCGGTGTCCAGGACGAGGCGAGCGTCGACCGTAGCGAGATCGAAATCTCCCTCCATCACCACCACCTCCCCAAGATGGCCGAGATGCACGTGCTCGAGTACGATCCGGAGACGAACGTGATTCGGCCATCGTGGGTTTCGCTCGACGACGTCCGTCCTGGCGACGCCGACCTCGAGTAA
- a CDS encoding RDD family protein codes for MNRKRHNYAGVLERGLALLLDGIIIFVLLLAVLLPLIFLLQPASPESTEALGGFVGLVGSAVYYVGTEARWGATGGKMAIGLRVVNRHGEQCSTGDAVIRNITKIIGAGTLLAVIVAILLIISSEDNQRLGDMMAETVVVRE; via the coding sequence ATGAATCGAAAACGCCATAATTATGCTGGGGTTCTCGAGCGCGGCCTTGCGTTGCTTCTCGATGGTATCATTATATTCGTGCTTCTACTTGCAGTCTTACTACCACTGATATTCCTCCTCCAACCAGCATCCCCGGAATCGACGGAGGCTCTGGGAGGTTTCGTTGGGCTCGTTGGAAGTGCCGTGTACTATGTCGGGACTGAAGCCAGGTGGGGTGCAACGGGCGGAAAGATGGCTATTGGTCTGCGAGTGGTCAACCGACACGGCGAGCAGTGTTCAACTGGGGATGCCGTCATACGGAATATTACGAAGATCATCGGCGCAGGTACGCTATTGGCGGTCATCGTTGCTATCCTCCTCATTATCTCGTCAGAAGACAACCAGCGCCTCGGGGATATGATGGCCGAGACGGTGGTCGTTCGAGAATAA
- a CDS encoding PAS domain S-box protein — MPSERLTPALRETLAVFDGAGEPRTTPEVATAIELGRRSTYARLERLAERGRLETKKVGANARVWWRPSRPSRPSRPSEHVDGTAPDWPAAAESLVTDALDEIEVGIFVLDESFDIAWVNAATERYFGLDRERVVGSDNRHLVDERIASTVADSERFAETVLATYDDNTSTERFECLVEAADGREERWLEHRSQPIESGEYAGGRVELYYDVTDRKRSERERRDRIRQLRDERDLTERLLETAPVGLVVAGADGSVERINFRVRDRLGIDEGDVSGLSVEDLAVYEPDGDPLSAADHPISRVIETGETVTDRLVRYDESGESRRWVSLTAAPVFGENGSVERVVVASKDVSDSKYWGRERELEQYERIVEAADDGIYVLDSDRRFTMVNDGFASLTGYDREELIDARAETVFEAASVDVANEKQAELDSGNLDAAVLEEELRRADGTSFVVESRFDRFEFDDGETGRVGIVRDVSERVERERELEEVRRRYRTIVEHFPSGAVALVDENLRYITFGGTPEGESGVTRTDLEGSPVEEVLPRNLADVVVPRYEAALDGEPSTFEETVDGRVYQFHFVPVRDDDGDVFAATAMSQDITERKRYEERLRALYESSRGFLTADTVSAIGEILTETAQEVLDLPGIVVYDYDDDRDRLVPGASSAESGFMRDDFPVVSLDERSLTGHVFDCGENRYYENVHESSHLQVSPEATEMRAGLFVPLGSEGILIVGSREVDGLDASTRRLVALLAMNAEAAYERVNNEYTLKRQHEQLAALNSLNEVVREITDAVIDQSTREEIEATVCERLAESDSYLFAWIGDVDTTQTVNLRTEAGVDGYLDGVTITVDADDDRSEGPTGRALRTGEIQTMHDIDADARYDPWRGCVESYGFQSSAAVPIVHEGTVYGVLNVYAERANAFEGQECGLIGQLGEIVGHAIAAADRKQALMSDELVELEFRIQDIFATVDAPVETAGTITLDQAVQIEDDEYLVYGTATPDAVDAVTGLTEAIPHWNDVTFRSAGSPTGFVLRLSSPPVLSVVASLGGVVERVVIEDADYRMTIHLAPTVDVRRVIDAVEASYPNVEMVRRRQITRPHDDPQRIQRRLVADLTDRQRAALDAAYHAGYFEWPRESSGEDVAASLDVAPPTFHQHLRKAERKVLDSLFSDEGRTED; from the coding sequence ATGCCCTCGGAACGACTGACGCCCGCCCTCCGAGAAACCCTCGCCGTCTTCGACGGTGCAGGCGAACCTCGGACGACACCCGAGGTCGCCACGGCGATCGAACTGGGTCGGCGCAGCACCTACGCCCGACTGGAGCGACTCGCCGAACGGGGCAGACTCGAGACGAAGAAAGTCGGCGCCAACGCACGCGTGTGGTGGCGACCGTCCCGACCGTCCCGACCGTCCCGACCGTCCGAACACGTCGACGGGACGGCTCCAGACTGGCCGGCCGCCGCGGAGTCGCTGGTAACCGACGCACTCGACGAAATCGAGGTCGGCATCTTCGTACTCGACGAGTCCTTCGACATCGCCTGGGTCAACGCCGCGACGGAACGCTACTTCGGGCTCGACCGGGAGCGGGTCGTCGGTAGTGACAACCGACATCTCGTCGACGAACGTATCGCGTCGACCGTCGCGGATTCGGAGAGGTTCGCGGAGACGGTCCTGGCGACGTACGACGACAACACGTCCACCGAACGCTTCGAGTGCCTCGTGGAGGCGGCCGACGGGCGCGAGGAACGCTGGCTCGAGCATCGAAGCCAACCGATCGAGTCCGGCGAGTACGCCGGCGGGCGGGTCGAACTCTACTACGACGTCACCGACCGGAAGCGATCGGAGCGCGAACGTCGCGATCGGATACGCCAGCTTCGTGACGAGCGCGACCTCACCGAACGACTTCTCGAGACCGCGCCGGTCGGACTTGTGGTCGCGGGAGCCGACGGATCCGTCGAGCGAATCAACTTCCGGGTGAGAGACCGTCTGGGAATAGACGAAGGGGACGTCTCGGGTTTATCCGTCGAAGATTTGGCAGTCTACGAGCCCGACGGGGACCCACTCTCGGCAGCGGATCACCCGATTTCACGCGTGATCGAAACCGGCGAAACGGTCACCGATCGACTCGTCCGGTACGACGAATCGGGCGAGAGCCGTCGATGGGTTTCTCTCACGGCGGCGCCAGTATTCGGCGAGAACGGGAGCGTCGAGCGGGTCGTCGTCGCCAGCAAGGACGTGTCAGACAGCAAATACTGGGGTCGCGAACGGGAACTCGAGCAGTACGAACGAATCGTCGAAGCGGCCGACGACGGCATCTACGTCCTCGACAGCGACCGCCGGTTCACGATGGTGAACGACGGATTCGCGTCCCTGACGGGATACGATCGGGAAGAACTTATCGACGCTCGCGCAGAGACGGTGTTCGAAGCGGCGTCCGTCGACGTAGCAAACGAGAAACAGGCCGAACTCGACTCCGGGAACTTGGACGCCGCCGTCCTGGAGGAGGAGCTGCGTCGGGCCGATGGAACGTCGTTCGTCGTCGAGAGCCGGTTCGATCGCTTCGAATTCGACGACGGCGAGACGGGGCGCGTCGGCATCGTCCGCGACGTTAGCGAGCGCGTCGAGCGCGAGCGGGAACTCGAGGAGGTGAGGCGTCGCTATCGAACGATCGTCGAGCACTTTCCCAGCGGGGCCGTCGCCCTCGTCGACGAGAATCTTCGCTACATCACCTTCGGCGGCACGCCGGAGGGGGAGTCGGGCGTGACGAGGACCGATCTCGAGGGTAGCCCGGTCGAGGAGGTACTCCCGCGGAACCTCGCCGACGTCGTCGTCCCTCGTTACGAGGCGGCTCTCGACGGCGAGCCCTCGACGTTCGAGGAGACGGTAGACGGCAGGGTCTACCAGTTCCACTTCGTCCCGGTTCGAGACGACGACGGCGACGTCTTCGCTGCGACGGCGATGTCTCAGGACATCACCGAACGAAAACGGTACGAGGAGCGACTCCGGGCGCTCTACGAGTCTTCGCGCGGGTTCCTGACGGCCGACACGGTGTCGGCCATTGGCGAAATTCTGACCGAAACGGCCCAGGAGGTCCTCGATCTCCCCGGTATCGTGGTCTACGACTACGACGACGACCGCGACCGACTCGTTCCTGGTGCTTCCTCCGCCGAGTCCGGGTTCATGCGTGATGACTTCCCGGTCGTTTCGCTCGACGAGCGGAGCCTCACGGGTCACGTGTTCGATTGCGGCGAGAACCGGTACTACGAGAACGTCCACGAGTCGTCGCACCTGCAGGTTTCTCCCGAGGCAACCGAGATGCGTGCCGGTCTCTTCGTCCCGCTGGGATCGGAGGGAATCCTCATCGTGGGCTCACGGGAAGTCGACGGGCTCGACGCGAGCACCCGCCGGCTGGTGGCGTTGCTGGCGATGAACGCCGAGGCGGCCTACGAGCGGGTGAACAACGAATACACGCTCAAGCGCCAGCACGAGCAACTCGCGGCCCTGAACAGTCTCAACGAGGTCGTCAGGGAGATTACCGACGCCGTCATCGATCAGTCCACACGCGAAGAGATCGAGGCGACGGTCTGTGAGCGCCTCGCCGAATCCGACTCGTACCTGTTCGCCTGGATTGGCGACGTCGACACCACCCAGACGGTGAATCTGCGGACCGAAGCCGGCGTCGACGGGTACCTCGACGGCGTCACGATCACGGTCGACGCCGACGACGATCGGAGCGAGGGGCCCACCGGACGGGCCCTGCGAACGGGCGAGATTCAGACGATGCACGACATCGATGCCGACGCTCGCTACGATCCCTGGCGTGGCTGCGTCGAGTCCTACGGCTTCCAATCGTCAGCGGCCGTCCCGATCGTTCACGAGGGAACAGTTTACGGCGTCCTGAACGTCTACGCGGAGCGGGCGAACGCGTTCGAGGGCCAGGAGTGCGGACTGATCGGCCAACTCGGCGAAATCGTCGGTCACGCGATAGCCGCTGCCGATCGGAAACAGGCCCTCATGAGCGACGAACTGGTCGAACTCGAGTTCCGGATCCAGGACATCTTCGCGACGGTCGACGCACCTGTCGAGACGGCGGGAACGATCACGCTCGACCAGGCGGTTCAGATCGAAGACGACGAGTATCTCGTCTACGGTACCGCGACGCCGGACGCGGTCGACGCCGTGACCGGCCTCACCGAAGCTATCCCCCACTGGAACGACGTAACCTTCCGCTCGGCGGGCTCTCCGACGGGATTCGTGCTCCGCCTGTCCAGCCCACCGGTGCTCTCGGTCGTCGCCTCCCTCGGCGGCGTCGTCGAGCGGGTCGTCATCGAAGACGCCGACTATCGGATGACGATCCACCTCGCCCCGACCGTCGACGTGCGTCGGGTGATCGACGCCGTCGAGGCGTCCTACCCGAACGTCGAAATGGTCAGACGGCGGCAAATTACCCGACCTCACGACGACCCGCAGCGTATTCAGCGCCGTCTCGTCGCGGACCTCACCGACCGACAGCGCGCCGCCCTGGACGCCGCCTACCACGCGGGCTACTTCGAGTGGCCGCGCGAATCGTCGGGCGAAGACGTCGCGGCGTCGCTGGACGTGGCGCCCCCGACCTTCCATCAACATCTTCGAAAGGCAGAACGGAAAGTGCTCGATTCGCTGTTCTCGGACGAGGGGCGGACCGAAGACTAA
- a CDS encoding AGE family epimerase/isomerase has product MNVYRTRAGLRHQFRDILQFYYPVMIDTKIGGYAAQVDERDGYVYDARTRHLVATARGVHNFSLGVLEDGPDWCRYAAEHGLRFLSTVHWDDERQGYDWVLDGRELTDRTRYCYGHAFVLLAGARAHQAGIAGGRAELERAFDVLEERFYEPEHGLYTDRATPDWDSLSPYRGQNANMHACEALLAAYEATDEERFLERAYTVADRFIREVTSSTDGLLWEHYTEEWKPDLAYNEDQPTHQFRPPGYQPGHHAEWAKLLALLAEHRSEGWLLERARDCFDAAVDLGWDDEHGGLYYTVQDDGEPIVADKYGWVHTEAIGASALLSRFDAEYAEWYDRLWTYSREHLINPKYGNWYGRLTRVHERDDSDRGPAVEPGYHPLTNCWLAMRALEAESPS; this is encoded by the coding sequence ATGAACGTCTACCGGACTCGGGCCGGGCTTCGCCATCAGTTCCGGGACATCTTGCAGTTCTACTACCCAGTGATGATCGACACCAAAATTGGCGGGTACGCTGCCCAGGTCGACGAGCGGGACGGCTACGTCTACGACGCGAGGACGAGACACCTCGTCGCCACGGCTCGCGGCGTCCACAACTTTAGCCTCGGCGTTCTCGAGGACGGGCCCGACTGGTGTCGCTACGCCGCCGAACACGGCCTCCGGTTCCTCTCAACGGTCCACTGGGACGACGAGCGCCAGGGATACGACTGGGTGCTCGACGGCCGCGAGCTGACCGACCGCACCCGCTACTGTTACGGACATGCGTTCGTCCTGCTCGCCGGGGCGCGGGCTCACCAGGCCGGCATCGCCGGCGGCCGTGCGGAACTCGAGCGCGCGTTCGACGTGCTCGAGGAGCGGTTCTACGAGCCCGAGCACGGGTTGTACACTGACCGAGCAACGCCCGACTGGGATTCGCTGTCGCCCTACCGCGGCCAGAACGCGAACATGCACGCCTGCGAGGCGCTTCTCGCGGCCTACGAGGCTACCGACGAGGAGCGGTTCCTCGAGCGGGCGTACACCGTCGCCGATCGGTTTATCAGGGAAGTGACGAGTTCGACCGACGGCCTGCTCTGGGAGCACTACACGGAAGAGTGGAAACCGGATCTCGCGTACAACGAGGATCAGCCGACCCACCAGTTCCGGCCCCCCGGTTACCAGCCGGGACACCATGCCGAGTGGGCGAAGTTGCTCGCGTTGCTCGCGGAACATCGGTCGGAGGGGTGGCTCCTCGAGCGCGCCCGCGACTGCTTCGACGCCGCGGTCGACCTCGGCTGGGACGACGAGCACGGCGGACTCTACTACACGGTCCAGGACGACGGCGAGCCGATCGTCGCGGACAAGTACGGCTGGGTGCACACCGAGGCGATCGGCGCGAGCGCGCTGTTGAGCCGGTTCGACGCCGAGTATGCCGAGTGGTACGATCGCCTCTGGACGTACTCGCGTGAGCACCTGATCAATCCGAAGTACGGCAACTGGTATGGACGACTCACGCGCGTCCACGAACGCGACGATTCGGACCGTGGGCCGGCGGTCGAGCCGGGCTACCACCCGTTGACGAACTGCTGGCTCGCGATGCGGGCGCTCGAGGCCGAGTCGCCTAGTTAG
- a CDS encoding succinylglutamate desuccinylase/aspartoacylase family protein, which produces MSEDRADSSSADGGPGEDVFTYNGGRVDPGESANIRYGISETYLGDPVRIPVTVINGTHPGPTVFLSAAAHGDELNGIEVVREVAHDWDHANLHGTLICLPVMNVPGFLAQERYLPIYDRDLNRSFPGREDSTSARRMAYRIFTNFIEPCDLGIDFHTSTRGRTNMLHVRANTDDDDIERLAKAFSSNVIIAGEGPSGTLRREATDAGVPTITVEMGEAHRFQRRLIDRSLTGVASVLAEFGLHPDSSVHWPGWRVIIDDAGEKTWLRADAGGIVDMKHSSGDLVREGETICAITNPFKEEDDIVTVEAPFTGLLVGVLENPVVYPGNPLCHLVRLDRTILNAIEREIEYQDPFLETLE; this is translated from the coding sequence ATGAGCGAGGATCGCGCCGACTCGAGTTCGGCCGATGGCGGGCCCGGCGAGGACGTATTCACCTACAACGGTGGGCGGGTCGACCCGGGCGAGTCGGCGAACATTCGGTACGGAATCAGCGAAACCTATCTCGGCGACCCGGTTCGTATCCCCGTGACGGTCATCAACGGCACCCACCCGGGGCCGACGGTCTTCCTGTCGGCGGCGGCCCACGGCGACGAACTGAACGGTATCGAGGTCGTTCGCGAGGTCGCTCACGACTGGGATCACGCCAACCTCCACGGCACGCTGATCTGTCTCCCCGTGATGAACGTCCCCGGCTTCCTCGCCCAGGAGCGGTACCTGCCGATCTACGACCGGGACCTGAACCGGTCGTTTCCCGGCCGGGAGGACAGCACCAGCGCGCGGCGGATGGCCTACCGCATCTTCACGAACTTCATCGAGCCCTGTGACCTCGGCATAGACTTTCACACCTCGACCCGCGGGCGAACGAACATGCTTCACGTGCGGGCGAATACGGACGACGACGACATCGAACGGCTCGCGAAGGCGTTCAGTTCGAACGTGATCATCGCCGGCGAAGGGCCGTCAGGTACGCTTCGCCGGGAGGCCACCGATGCCGGGGTACCGACGATCACCGTCGAGATGGGGGAGGCCCACCGCTTCCAGCGACGCCTCATCGACCGATCGCTGACAGGTGTTGCGAGCGTGCTCGCAGAGTTCGGCCTCCACCCCGACTCCTCGGTCCACTGGCCTGGATGGCGCGTGATCATCGACGACGCGGGCGAGAAGACCTGGCTCCGGGCCGACGCCGGCGGCATCGTCGACATGAAACACTCGAGCGGCGACCTCGTCAGGGAGGGAGAGACGATCTGTGCGATCACCAACCCGTTTAAGGAAGAAGATGACATCGTCACGGTCGAGGCGCCGTTCACGGGGCTGCTCGTGGGCGTCCTCGAAAATCCGGTCGTCTACCCCGGCAATCCGCTCTGTCACCTCGTCAGACTGGATCGGACCATCCTGAACGCTATCGAGCGCGAGATCGAATATCAGGACCCATTCCTGGAGACCCTCGAGTAG
- a CDS encoding Gfo/Idh/MocA family oxidoreductase → MDSNEHRVGAIASRDAGRAESVAEEYGIPRSYGSYDDLLADSDLDAVYVPLPNALYESAALEAPVAVEEVRGLGNEKR, encoded by the coding sequence ATCGACTCGAACGAACACCGCGTCGGCGCCATCGCCTCCCGCGACGCCGGCCGAGCCGAATCGGTCGCCGAGGAGTACGGCATCCCGCGGTCGTACGGCTCGTACGACGACCTGCTCGCCGATTCGGACCTGGACGCGGTGTACGTCCCCCTGCCCAACGCGCTGTACGAGAGTGCCGCACTCGAGGCGCCAGTGGCCGTGGAGGAAGTCCGAGGGCTGGGAAACGAAAAACGATAA
- a CDS encoding GNAT family N-acetyltransferase — MDIREATSADSERIRSVAQRSLAESYTHFLDDETIDEAAGNWYGDDLQDAVEREHTVYLVAENDGETVGFSQSELVGENHGIGRIEWIHVDPDHRGSGIGPRLLARTRESLLDAGAEQIQGVVLEANEVGNEFYATHGFDRVGSRELDVGDQTHTENVYVESDHDDDAWRALEALEDDGQTRYVSYGEPARGSKAPFYTVYANEAASDRYGWFCGNCDSLDNAMDSMGRIVCNSCDNRRKATRWDASYL; from the coding sequence ATGGACATACGCGAAGCCACGTCCGCAGACAGCGAGAGGATCCGGTCGGTCGCACAGCGCTCGCTCGCCGAGTCCTACACCCACTTCCTGGACGACGAAACCATCGACGAGGCCGCCGGGAACTGGTACGGCGACGACCTCCAGGACGCGGTCGAACGCGAACACACGGTGTACCTCGTCGCGGAGAACGACGGCGAAACCGTGGGATTCTCCCAGAGCGAACTCGTCGGCGAGAACCACGGGATTGGGCGCATCGAGTGGATCCACGTCGATCCGGACCACCGCGGGAGCGGAATCGGCCCGCGGCTCCTGGCTCGCACGCGCGAGTCCCTCCTCGATGCCGGGGCGGAACAGATTCAGGGCGTCGTCCTGGAGGCGAACGAGGTCGGCAACGAGTTCTACGCCACCCACGGGTTCGATCGAGTCGGTTCCCGCGAACTCGACGTCGGGGACCAGACCCACACCGAGAACGTCTACGTCGAGAGCGACCACGACGACGACGCGTGGCGCGCGCTCGAGGCGCTCGAGGACGACGGGCAGACGCGATACGTGAGCTACGGGGAGCCTGCGCGCGGGTCGAAGGCACCCTTTTACACGGTGTACGCGAACGAGGCGGCGAGCGATCGCTACGGCTGGTTCTGTGGCAACTGCGACTCGCTGGACAATGCGATGGATTCGATGGGACGGATCGTCTGTAACAGCTGTGATAACCGGCGGAAGGCGACGCGCTGGGACGCGTCGTACCTCTGA